From one Candidatus Zixiibacteriota bacterium genomic stretch:
- a CDS encoding HDOD domain-containing protein, which produces MDKDIITKILDDNKELLSLPQTLAEVIRVTRKEDFSANQLADVLMRDPALTAKILRIVNSPFYGMSREVTSMTQAVVTLGTRQVTALALSSSVYNITAKWGACIDRVRFWRHSLEVAIGARMIAEAIGYRAWEELFVAGLLHDIGMLVLENSYPDACEQLWTGAEVTESVTDQEQEVWGTNHARVGQFLLEQWHLPAVICEAVGRHHHVFPKGSDNPETKAGQVVALANIISRFRVIQARPRDLQSIIEQKEGLLTNLGLLPAQLKDIEESLFARTVTEAAYLEIEVGKPEEIIAEANRMMFEQYLTVETLLRENRKMQTQIARDQIKKAALESLRTIAVTFNHYINNATAIISGRAQLIEAGIKNKQIADPNGQMYMAMQVIINAVETIAMVMDELKNLASFETTVYHEGMYILDIENKIKARLLQEFHEPVGPLG; this is translated from the coding sequence ATGGACAAAGACATCATTACAAAGATTCTGGATGACAACAAGGAACTGTTGTCCCTGCCGCAGACGCTCGCCGAGGTCATTCGGGTGACGCGGAAGGAAGACTTCTCCGCGAACCAACTGGCCGACGTTCTCATGCGCGATCCGGCGCTAACCGCCAAGATCCTTCGAATTGTCAACTCCCCGTTTTATGGAATGAGCCGCGAGGTTACGTCGATGACACAAGCTGTGGTGACACTGGGCACGCGGCAGGTCACGGCGCTTGCGCTGTCGAGTTCGGTTTACAACATAACCGCGAAATGGGGCGCCTGTATCGATCGGGTCCGATTCTGGCGGCACTCGCTCGAGGTGGCAATCGGCGCGCGCATGATTGCCGAGGCGATCGGCTACCGTGCCTGGGAGGAGCTGTTCGTCGCGGGATTGCTTCACGACATAGGAATGCTCGTCCTGGAGAATTCGTATCCGGACGCCTGCGAGCAGCTCTGGACCGGAGCCGAGGTTACGGAGTCGGTCACGGACCAGGAGCAGGAAGTCTGGGGCACGAACCACGCCCGGGTGGGCCAGTTTTTGCTGGAACAATGGCATCTGCCGGCGGTCATCTGTGAGGCTGTCGGCCGACATCACCACGTCTTTCCGAAGGGCAGCGACAATCCCGAGACGAAGGCCGGACAGGTGGTCGCACTGGCGAACATCATTTCCCGATTCCGGGTCATCCAGGCTCGCCCGCGCGATTTGCAGTCGATAATCGAACAGAAGGAAGGGCTGCTCACCAATCTCGGGCTGCTTCCGGCCCAGCTCAAGGACATCGAGGAGTCTTTATTCGCGCGCACGGTGACGGAGGCGGCGTATCTCGAGATAGAGGTGGGCAAGCCGGAGGAGATTATCGCCGAGGCGAATCGAATGATGTTCGAGCAATACCTGACGGTTGAGACGCTTCTTCGCGAGAATCGCAAGATGCAGACCCAGATCGCCCGCGACCAGATCAAGAAAGCGGCCCTGGAGTCGCTGCGAACGATCGCGGTTACGTTCAATCACTACATCAACAACGCCACCGCGATTATCTCGGGCCGCGCGCAATTGATCGAGGCAGGCATCAAAAACAAGCAGATTGCCGATCCGAACGGTCAGATGTACATGGCCATGCAGGTCATTATCAACGCGGTCGAGACGATCGCCATGGTCATGGACGAATTGAAGAATCTCGCGAGTTTCGAGACGACGGTATACCACGAGGGGATGTACATTCTCGATATCGAGAACAAGATCAAGGCTCGTCTCCTGCAGGAGTTCCACGAGCCGGTGGGCCCGCTCGGCTGA
- a CDS encoding ribonuclease H-like domain-containing protein gives MNSDDLDKKLDRLSRFFTTPGNSTAAPQSDSLLNVGTYPPRYQKLAERLGGELVSSETGAFCLVTTCYPYGHRFGNCKLDVPSSDLTLLNSAFLIKESDREHRLADLLFFDTETTGLGGSGAVAFLIGLGCLTASGFEIRQYVLPDYSDEAALLESVLAECADHRTLVSYNGTAFDVPLVRDRMIINRVDRGFDPPDHLDLLHPTRRLFRRRLGDCTLTNIEREIFAFYREDDIPGYLIPSVYFEWLNSESSGMLAQVLEHNRLDVLTLYFLARYIHEAYVTDGRSLGRADDIYSLSRIYGRRKQHDRVVDIYRVIDGTAEELAADARLYHAMAMKRAGRIEDALGIWEALVGDGGREAFVAALELAKYYEHRVKDYGRALSLARRAAELAPDSANCRQELERRFRRLEARLSAGG, from the coding sequence ATGAATTCGGACGACCTTGACAAAAAGCTCGACCGGCTCAGCCGGTTCTTCACGACCCCCGGCAATTCTACGGCTGCCCCTCAGTCCGACTCGCTCCTGAATGTCGGGACATATCCACCCCGGTATCAGAAGTTGGCCGAACGGCTCGGCGGCGAGCTGGTGTCCAGCGAGACCGGGGCTTTCTGCCTAGTGACCACGTGTTACCCTTATGGACACCGGTTCGGCAACTGCAAGCTTGATGTTCCGTCCTCGGATTTAACGTTGTTGAATTCGGCTTTTCTGATCAAAGAGAGTGACCGTGAGCACCGGCTGGCCGACTTGCTTTTTTTCGATACGGAGACGACCGGTCTCGGAGGCTCCGGCGCTGTTGCGTTTTTGATCGGGTTGGGCTGCCTCACCGCAAGCGGATTTGAGATCCGTCAGTATGTTCTGCCGGACTATTCCGATGAAGCGGCCTTGCTTGAATCGGTCCTGGCTGAATGCGCCGACCACAGGACGCTGGTCAGTTACAACGGTACGGCGTTCGATGTTCCGCTGGTACGGGACCGTATGATCATAAACCGTGTCGATCGCGGATTTGACCCGCCCGATCACCTGGACCTGCTTCATCCGACCAGGCGCCTGTTCCGTCGCCGCCTCGGAGACTGCACGCTGACCAATATCGAACGGGAGATTTTCGCTTTTTATCGTGAGGACGACATCCCCGGCTACCTGATTCCGTCGGTTTATTTTGAGTGGCTGAACAGCGAGTCGTCCGGGATGCTCGCGCAGGTGCTGGAGCACAATCGTCTGGACGTTCTGACGCTGTACTTTCTGGCCCGGTACATACACGAGGCGTATGTCACCGACGGGCGGTCGCTTGGCCGGGCAGATGATATCTATTCGCTGTCGCGGATATATGGACGCCGCAAACAACACGACCGGGTCGTGGACATTTACCGGGTGATCGATGGTACGGCCGAAGAACTGGCGGCTGATGCCCGGTTGTACCATGCCATGGCGATGAAGCGCGCCGGCCGTATCGAGGATGCCCTTGGCATCTGGGAGGCGTTGGTGGGGGACGGAGGCCGCGAGGCATTTGTCGCCGCGCTCGAACTCGCCAAGTACTACGAGCACCGGGTGAAAGACTACGGCCGGGCGCTGAGTCTGGCACGGCGCGCGGCAGAACTGGCGCCTGACTCGGCCAATTGCCGTCAGGAGCTGGAACGGCGATTCAGGCGTCTCGAGGCGAGGCTTTCGGCGGGCGGCTAA
- a CDS encoding HEAT repeat domain-containing protein, producing MRKVIATIVIAAILVTGAFTEGAQAQFDLKKKVDSLFVIASSGEVRFRDQNEPAMDSIAALGRPAVPILIDKFTTKSARERWTIIWTLERIGSEAVPDLLAALKRPEPLVVERVALALGSIKDTAATLGLVKVCGHDNWSVRDQAVLALGKIKDPRGGDAVLAALSDTIGQVRTSAVVAAGGIGVQLAVQPLIRMLADPFYGARLMALETLVSFDTSAVTDALGDAMSDDPPIIGHLACRLLGRLATPRAIAILHQQLQSSDSERRTFAALAMVEADPLDNCGFRVLYLNDSTDRLARVKIESAIAAATDEFGRP from the coding sequence ATGCGAAAAGTGATAGCCACAATCGTCATTGCCGCCATATTGGTTACGGGTGCTTTCACTGAAGGGGCGCAGGCACAATTTGATCTGAAGAAGAAAGTCGATTCACTCTTTGTGATTGCGTCGTCCGGGGAGGTTCGGTTTCGTGACCAGAACGAGCCCGCGATGGATTCAATCGCAGCGCTGGGTCGGCCCGCGGTCCCGATTCTGATCGACAAGTTCACCACCAAGTCTGCCCGCGAGCGATGGACGATTATCTGGACGCTCGAGCGGATCGGCTCCGAGGCGGTACCCGATCTGCTGGCCGCTCTCAAGCGGCCGGAGCCGCTTGTGGTAGAACGGGTCGCGTTGGCCCTTGGAAGCATCAAAGACACGGCAGCCACCCTTGGGCTGGTCAAGGTCTGCGGCCACGACAATTGGTCGGTTCGCGATCAGGCTGTATTGGCGCTCGGCAAGATCAAAGATCCCCGGGGAGGCGACGCGGTGCTGGCAGCCCTGTCGGATACGATCGGTCAGGTGAGAACGTCGGCGGTCGTGGCCGCCGGCGGTATCGGCGTGCAACTGGCCGTGCAGCCGCTGATCCGCATGCTGGCTGACCCGTTTTACGGGGCGCGGCTGATGGCGCTTGAAACGCTGGTATCGTTTGACACGTCGGCTGTCACCGATGCGCTGGGTGATGCGATGTCAGACGATCCGCCGATAATCGGGCATCTGGCCTGTCGCCTGCTGGGGCGCCTTGCCACGCCCCGGGCGATTGCGATTCTGCACCAGCAGTTGCAGTCGAGCGATTCCGAGCGACGCACGTTTGCCGCTCTCGCGATGGTGGAGGCCGACCCGCTGGACAACTGCGGCTTTCGGGTGTTATACTTGAATGACAGCACCGATCGTCTGGCCCGAGTAAAAATCGAATCGGCAATTGCTGCCGCCACTGATGAATTCGGACGACCTTGA
- a CDS encoding prepilin-type N-terminal cleavage/methylation domain-containing protein — translation MFSKFHNRQKGFTLIELMIVVVIIGILAALAIPRFMQATTRSKQSEAKQILKQIYTMARTYRQANNTYVTGDASPQVAGGSFPQLGVEIMSSAIYSYDYQPQVNAFDATATANLDDDATDDVWNIDETGALTNTTNDVTT, via the coding sequence ATGTTCAGCAAGTTCCACAATCGCCAGAAGGGTTTCACCCTCATCGAGTTGATGATCGTGGTTGTGATCATCGGTATCCTGGCCGCGTTGGCTATCCCGCGGTTCATGCAGGCTACCACGCGCTCGAAGCAGTCCGAGGCCAAGCAGATCCTGAAGCAGATCTACACGATGGCCCGTACGTATCGCCAGGCCAACAACACCTACGTGACTGGTGACGCCAGCCCGCAGGTTGCCGGCGGTTCGTTCCCGCAGCTTGGTGTTGAAATCATGTCGAGCGCGATTTACAGCTACGACTACCAGCCGCAGGTGAACGCGTTTGACGCGACCGCGACGGCCAACCTCGACGATGACGCGACAGACGACGTCTGGAACATCGACGAGACAGGTGCGCTCACGAACACCACCAACGACGTGACCACCTAG
- a CDS encoding sigma-54 dependent transcriptional regulator, with protein MPASILVIDDEDSMCNFMEIMLAKEGYSVDSTTSPPEGISWLKQKNYDLVIADLQMPEMTGIDVLKTVKTFKAGQEFIVMTAFASVDTAIEAMKEGAADYITKPFKVDEIKLVIEKSINRTALLQENVQLKKQLQGDNSFDNFIGTSEAVAQLKKLARRVASSDSTVLIRGESGTGKDLIAKAIHHHSTRCGGPFVSINCAALPETLLESELFGHKKGSFTGAVKDKDGLFKVADNGTFFLDEVGNTSLAIQVKLLRVLEEKKITPVGHTQPIEVDVRLIAATNADLEEDVKAGRFRPDLFYRLNVIPITIPPLRERAEDIPLLIEHFIDRFCQKAGRPAKEIAPDALELLRGYHWPGNVRELENTIERAILLSRAPRLERADFPERLAKSEPAGVVQQAQPSNPTLESIEKAYIHYVLTQTDGKKAEAARILGIDSSTLYRKLDRYNLKGLFAGKQKNRPEDGDGD; from the coding sequence ATGCCGGCTTCTATTCTTGTGATCGATGATGAAGATTCCATGTGCAATTTCATGGAGATTATGCTGGCGAAGGAGGGCTACAGTGTCGATTCCACCACCTCTCCGCCGGAGGGTATTTCGTGGCTCAAGCAGAAGAACTACGATCTGGTGATCGCCGATCTGCAGATGCCGGAGATGACCGGAATCGACGTGCTCAAGACGGTCAAGACGTTCAAGGCGGGGCAGGAGTTTATCGTGATGACCGCGTTTGCTTCGGTAGATACGGCGATCGAGGCGATGAAAGAAGGGGCCGCCGATTACATCACCAAGCCGTTCAAGGTTGACGAGATCAAGCTGGTTATCGAGAAGTCGATAAACCGGACCGCCCTGCTTCAGGAGAATGTCCAGCTCAAGAAACAACTGCAGGGCGATAACTCGTTCGACAATTTCATCGGGACGTCGGAAGCGGTGGCCCAGCTCAAGAAGCTTGCCCGGCGGGTGGCCTCGTCGGATTCCACCGTGCTGATTCGTGGGGAGTCGGGCACCGGGAAGGACCTAATCGCCAAGGCGATTCATCATCATTCCACCCGCTGCGGCGGACCGTTTGTGTCGATCAACTGCGCGGCGCTTCCGGAGACACTGCTCGAGTCCGAGCTGTTCGGGCACAAGAAGGGTTCGTTCACCGGTGCGGTCAAGGACAAGGACGGTTTGTTCAAGGTTGCCGACAACGGTACGTTTTTCCTCGACGAGGTCGGCAACACTTCATTGGCCATTCAGGTCAAGCTGCTGCGCGTGCTGGAAGAGAAGAAAATCACGCCGGTTGGACACACGCAGCCGATCGAAGTCGATGTCCGTTTGATAGCGGCAACCAACGCCGATCTCGAGGAAGACGTAAAAGCCGGGCGGTTCCGCCCGGATCTGTTTTACCGCCTCAACGTCATACCGATCACGATTCCGCCGCTTCGCGAACGCGCGGAGGATATCCCGCTGTTGATCGAGCATTTTATCGACCGGTTCTGTCAGAAGGCTGGCCGGCCGGCCAAGGAGATCGCTCCGGACGCGCTCGAACTTCTGAGAGGCTATCACTGGCCGGGGAATGTCCGCGAGCTTGAGAACACGATCGAGCGGGCCATCCTGCTCAGTCGCGCGCCGCGGCTGGAGCGAGCCGACTTTCCGGAGCGGCTCGCCAAGTCGGAGCCCGCGGGGGTTGTGCAGCAGGCACAGCCGAGCAATCCGACCCTGGAATCGATCGAAAAGGCATATATCCATTATGTTCTGACACAGACTGACGGTAAGAAGGCCGAGGCTGCCCGGATTCTCGGCATTGACAGCTCAACACTGTACCGCAAGCTCGATCGCTACAACCTCAAGGGGCTGTTTGCAGGTAAACAGAAGAACCGGCCTGAAGACGGTGACGGCGACTAG
- a CDS encoding prepilin-type N-terminal cleavage/methylation domain-containing protein: MFSKFHSRQKGFTLIELMIVVVIIGILASLAIPRFMQATTRAKQSEAKQLLKQIYTMARTYRQANNTYVTGDASPQVAGGAFPQLGVEIMSSAVYSYDYQPQVNAFDATATANLDDDATDDVWNIDETGNLQNTTNDAVS, encoded by the coding sequence ATGTTCAGCAAGTTCCACAGTCGCCAGAAGGGTTTTACCCTTATCGAGTTGATGATCGTGGTCGTGATCATAGGTATCCTGGCCTCGCTGGCGATCCCGCGGTTCATGCAGGCTACCACGCGGGCGAAGCAGTCGGAGGCGAAGCAGCTTCTGAAGCAGATCTACACGATGGCCCGTACCTATCGTCAGGCCAATAACACCTATGTTACGGGTGACGCCAGCCCGCAGGTAGCCGGCGGCGCCTTTCCGCAGCTAGGTGTTGAGATAATGTCGAGCGCCGTTTACAGCTACGACTACCAGCCGCAGGTAAACGCGTTTGACGCGACCGCGACGGCCAACCTCGACGATGACGCGACAGACGACGTCTGGAACATCGACGAGACCGGCAACCTCCAGAACACGACCAACGACGCCGTATCCTGA
- a CDS encoding DMT family transporter, which translates to MRVPAVSDGVRYILIATFMFALMQVGVKWLSHIPSHEIVTFRAVISLVVCWALLRRAGISPWGNNRRWLIARGAAGTVALTLFFYTLQRMPLASAVTLQYLSPIFTVIIAGVMLNEPPRPIQWLFFAVSFAGVLLIKGFDPRVTPLDVGLGVVAASASGVAYNIIRKVRTDDHHLVVVFYFPLVTVPIIGTYTAFHWVMPSPVDWLVLLMIGICVTIAQIYMTRAYQAERAANISNFNYLGVVFALTFGLVIFGEHIEPLALAGIALIIIGTLLSSRYRRTE; encoded by the coding sequence ATGAGAGTGCCTGCCGTCAGTGACGGTGTCCGGTATATCCTGATCGCCACTTTCATGTTTGCCCTGATGCAGGTCGGCGTCAAGTGGCTCTCTCATATTCCGTCGCATGAAATCGTTACTTTTCGCGCGGTCATATCTCTGGTCGTGTGCTGGGCGCTGCTTCGGCGAGCCGGAATCAGTCCCTGGGGCAACAACAGGCGGTGGTTGATCGCGCGCGGCGCGGCCGGTACGGTCGCCCTCACGCTGTTTTTCTACACTCTCCAGCGCATGCCGCTGGCCAGCGCCGTCACACTTCAGTATCTGTCGCCGATCTTTACGGTCATTATCGCAGGCGTCATGCTCAACGAACCTCCCCGTCCGATCCAGTGGCTGTTTTTTGCAGTCTCGTTTGCCGGGGTGCTGTTGATCAAGGGCTTCGATCCGCGCGTGACGCCGCTCGATGTCGGGCTGGGAGTGGTCGCCGCGTCTGCATCGGGTGTCGCCTATAACATCATCCGTAAGGTCCGCACCGACGATCACCACCTCGTGGTGGTGTTCTACTTCCCGCTGGTGACGGTGCCGATTATCGGGACCTACACGGCGTTCCACTGGGTGATGCCGTCACCGGTCGACTGGCTGGTGCTCCTGATGATCGGGATATGTGTGACAATCGCGCAGATCTACATGACGAGGGCATATCAGGCGGAACGCGCGGCAAACATCTCGAACTTCAATTACCTCGGGGTGGTGTTCGCACTGACGTTTGGTTTGGTGATATTCGGTGAGCACATTGAACCGCTGGCGTTGGCCGGAATCGCCCTGATCATAATCGGCACACTGCTGAGTTCGAGATACCGTCGGACGGAATGA
- a CDS encoding uroporphyrinogen decarboxylase family protein, translated as MKDRYSHRDRIQMIIAGEKPDRFAASFWRHFFHMEHHAEGTAEAMVGFQKRFDWDFIKVNPRADYMVQDWGLQIKYSRDEYKKHDKVSFPIQKPEDWIKIKPLSPSAPALAEHLKVVSIIRRAIGKETPILMTLFTPLSLVGRLVPTKQRLIDHLRTEPELVESALRAITQTYRAYASELRNAGADGIFFATTHWASYDKLTWDEYQRFGVPYDLKVLEGTESGAINLLHVCASNNFLRELTKFDYRPQLVNWDSSDPTNPPLDKAYDIWPRAALVGGVDHTGWLLRSRPEEMPFFVDQIKRTHDPARVIIGPGCAVEPETDMNNLRAIRERL; from the coding sequence ATGAAGGACAGGTATTCGCACCGCGACCGCATTCAGATGATCATCGCCGGCGAGAAGCCGGACCGGTTCGCCGCATCCTTCTGGCGGCATTTCTTCCACATGGAACACCACGCCGAAGGAACCGCCGAAGCTATGGTCGGTTTCCAGAAGCGCTTCGACTGGGACTTCATCAAGGTGAACCCCCGCGCCGACTATATGGTTCAGGACTGGGGACTCCAGATCAAGTACTCCCGCGACGAGTACAAAAAACACGACAAGGTCTCTTTTCCCATCCAGAAGCCGGAAGACTGGATAAAAATCAAACCCCTCTCCCCTTCCGCGCCCGCCCTCGCCGAACACCTCAAGGTTGTCTCGATTATCCGCAGGGCGATCGGAAAAGAAACCCCGATCCTCATGACCCTGTTCACCCCGCTGTCCTTGGTCGGGCGGTTGGTCCCCACCAAACAGCGACTGATCGATCACCTGCGCACCGAACCCGAATTGGTCGAGAGCGCTCTCCGGGCCATTACCCAGACTTATCGCGCGTACGCGTCGGAACTTCGAAACGCGGGAGCCGACGGGATCTTTTTCGCGACCACCCACTGGGCCTCATACGACAAGCTGACCTGGGACGAGTACCAGCGGTTTGGTGTTCCCTATGATCTGAAAGTCCTCGAAGGGACGGAGTCGGGCGCGATTAACCTCCTGCATGTTTGCGCCAGTAACAACTTTCTGCGCGAACTGACCAAATTTGATTACCGACCGCAGTTGGTCAACTGGGACTCCAGCGACCCGACCAACCCCCCACTGGACAAGGCCTATGACATATGGCCCAGAGCGGCCCTGGTCGGCGGCGTCGACCACACCGGATGGCTCTTGCGGTCGAGGCCGGAGGAAATGCCGTTTTTTGTCGATCAGATAAAAAGGACCCATGACCCGGCGCGGGTCATCATCGGACCCGGATGCGCCGTGGAACCGGAAACCGACATGAATAACCTCCGCGCTATCAGGGAGAGACTCTAA
- a CDS encoding GAF domain-containing protein, whose translation MDANRRQLVDNVRIAIANASTRDDILRTAAELIDGFSDGYNWTGFYMMREDGKLEVGPYVGPATEHTVIELNRGICGAAASQKQTVVVDNVLDDPRFLACSITTRSEIVVPLLDGDRVIGEIDIDSDHPKFFNGEDRAMLEAVAAEIVRRLRDLA comes from the coding sequence ATGGACGCCAACCGGAGACAACTGGTAGACAACGTTCGTATCGCGATTGCCAACGCCTCGACTCGGGATGACATCCTGCGGACGGCAGCGGAATTGATCGACGGGTTCTCCGACGGTTACAACTGGACCGGCTTCTACATGATGCGCGAAGACGGGAAGCTCGAAGTAGGCCCCTATGTCGGCCCTGCCACCGAGCATACCGTGATTGAGCTGAACCGTGGCATCTGCGGAGCGGCCGCGTCGCAAAAGCAGACCGTCGTGGTCGACAACGTGCTGGACGACCCCCGCTTCCTCGCCTGTTCCATCACCACCCGTTCGGAAATCGTGGTGCCGCTTCTTGACGGCGATCGGGTCATCGGTGAAATCGACATCGACTCCGACCACCCCAAGTTCTTTAATGGCGAAGACCGCGCCATGCTGGAAGCCGTGGCAGCCGAAATCGTCCGCCGGCTCAGAGATTTAGCCTGA
- a CDS encoding DUF5668 domain-containing protein produces the protein MFLGVLLLILGVLLLLREMGLIYGDIWDYVWPIALIALGVSMIFKSKK, from the coding sequence ATGTTTCTGGGCGTGTTACTGCTGATCCTGGGCGTACTCCTGTTGTTGCGGGAGATGGGACTCATCTACGGGGATATCTGGGACTACGTCTGGCCGATCGCACTGATTGCGCTGGGCGTTTCCATGATCTTCAAATCGAAAAAGTGA
- the mce gene encoding methylmalonyl-CoA epimerase, which yields MSDALLSHAGIAVASLEDAVARYRVITGREPSMITEVADQKVRVAMFSVGGEHAGGRVELVAATSADSPIAKYIEKRGEGLHHICIYVEDIVARLAELKRAGYRLIDEVPRIGAEGNRIAFVHPSAGGGVLIELEEKK from the coding sequence ATGAGTGACGCGTTACTTTCACATGCAGGCATAGCGGTAGCCTCGCTCGAAGACGCGGTGGCACGATACCGAGTCATCACGGGCCGCGAGCCATCGATGATAACCGAGGTTGCGGACCAGAAAGTCCGGGTGGCGATGTTTTCAGTGGGAGGCGAGCACGCCGGCGGCCGAGTTGAGCTGGTAGCCGCCACGTCGGCCGACAGTCCGATCGCAAAGTATATCGAAAAGCGCGGCGAAGGACTGCATCATATCTGCATCTACGTTGAAGACATCGTAGCGCGGCTCGCGGAGTTGAAGCGGGCCGGTTACCGGTTGATCGATGAGGTGCCTCGGATCGGCGCTGAGGGAAACAGGATCGCTTTCGTTCATCCGTCTGCCGGCGGCGGCGTTCTGATCGAGCTGGAAGAGAAGAAATAG
- a CDS encoding methylmalonyl-CoA mutase family protein — MADTRKYTRSGIPIPTVLDETTHSVDTAKLGTPGEYPFTRGVYPTMYRGRLWTMRQYAGFGTAVETNRRFKYLLEKGQTGLSVAFDLATQIGYDSDHPMAAGEVGRTGVAIDSLEDMEVLFDGIPLDKVSTSMTINATAAVLLCMYIAVGTKQNVASEKLTGTIQNDILKEFISRGTHIYPPKPSMRLITDIFSFAKDRLPKFNTISISGYHIREAGSTAVQEVAFTLSDAIAYVEAALKAGLDIDDFAPRLSFFFASHNNLFEEVAKFRAARRLWAGIVKDRFGAKDPKSMMLRFHTQTGGSTLTAQQPENNIVRTAVQALAAVLGGTQSLHTNSFDEALALPTEKSVEIALRTQQILAYESGTADTVDPLAGSYYVEYLTDAMEEAIRELMGEIERLGGSVQCIETGYYKDEIARVSWEYQQQLEHNEMVVVGVNKFQEADLAVPSILKIDPALEQKKVAALQKLKASRDNGAVRAALEGLRTAARATENVVPHILTAVEHYATVGEISDVFREEWGEYRDSR; from the coding sequence ATGGCAGACACCAGAAAATACACGCGTTCGGGCATCCCGATTCCGACGGTGCTCGATGAGACGACGCATTCGGTGGACACGGCGAAGCTCGGGACGCCCGGCGAGTACCCGTTCACGCGCGGCGTCTACCCGACGATGTACCGCGGGCGGTTGTGGACGATGCGGCAGTATGCCGGATTCGGCACAGCGGTAGAGACAAACCGGCGGTTCAAGTATCTGCTGGAGAAGGGTCAAACCGGCTTGTCGGTTGCGTTTGATCTTGCCACGCAGATCGGCTACGACTCGGATCATCCGATGGCGGCCGGGGAGGTGGGCCGCACCGGGGTGGCTATTGATTCGCTCGAGGACATGGAGGTGCTGTTCGACGGCATTCCGCTCGACAAGGTTTCTACGTCAATGACAATCAACGCCACCGCGGCGGTCCTGTTGTGCATGTATATCGCGGTCGGCACAAAGCAAAACGTAGCTTCGGAGAAGCTCACGGGGACGATTCAGAACGACATTCTGAAGGAATTCATATCGCGCGGGACGCATATTTATCCGCCGAAGCCGTCGATGCGACTCATCACGGACATCTTCTCGTTCGCGAAAGATCGTCTGCCGAAGTTCAACACGATATCGATTTCCGGTTACCACATTCGCGAGGCGGGCAGTACGGCAGTTCAGGAGGTGGCGTTCACGCTGTCGGATGCGATCGCGTACGTGGAGGCGGCGTTGAAGGCGGGGCTGGACATCGACGATTTCGCGCCGCGGCTGTCCTTCTTTTTCGCCTCGCACAACAACCTGTTCGAAGAAGTCGCCAAGTTCCGGGCGGCGCGCAGGCTCTGGGCGGGGATCGTCAAAGATCGTTTTGGCGCGAAGGATCCGAAGTCAATGATGCTTCGTTTCCATACGCAGACGGGCGGATCAACGCTGACGGCACAGCAGCCGGAGAACAATATCGTTCGAACAGCGGTGCAGGCGCTGGCGGCGGTGCTCGGCGGAACGCAGTCGCTGCACACCAACTCGTTCGACGAGGCGCTGGCGCTGCCGACCGAGAAGTCGGTCGAGATCGCGCTGCGGACGCAGCAGATTCTGGCTTACGAGTCGGGTACCGCCGACACCGTGGACCCGCTGGCCGGGTCGTACTACGTGGAGTATCTAACCGACGCCATGGAAGAGGCCATACGGGAGCTCATGGGCGAGATCGAGCGGCTGGGCGGCTCGGTGCAATGTATCGAAACCGGCTACTACAAAGATGAAATTGCGAGGGTATCATGGGAGTACCAGCAGCAGTTGGAACACAACGAAATGGTGGTGGTCGGCGTCAACAAGTTCCAGGAAGCGGATCTGGCTGTGCCTTCGATTCTGAAAATCGATCCTGCGCTGGAACAAAAGAAGGTGGCCGCGCTACAAAAGTTGAAAGCAAGCCGTGATAACGGCGCTGTCCGGGCGGCCCTGGAGGGGTTGCGCACGGCCGCCCGCGCAACGGAGAACGTCGTGCCGCATATCCTGACGGCAGTCGAACACTATGCAACGGTGGGTGAGATTTCCGATGTTTTCAGAGAGGAGTGGGGTGAATACCGTGACAGCAGGTAG